One Candidatus Paceibacterota bacterium DNA segment encodes these proteins:
- a CDS encoding DNA polymerase III subunit alpha — translation MRFTHLHTHSHYSLLDGLSKVDAIVSRVKEAGMDSVAITDHGVMYGAIEFYKKATKAGIKPIIGCEMYITSGSRHDKRPGIDDQRYHLILLAETNEGYRNLMKLVTAAHLEGFYYKPRIDKEILRQHSKGLIGLSACLAGEISRALTGNDYPAACAKAREYEDIFGKGNFFIELQQHTSIPDQNMVTPQLVRLARELDIPMVATQDSHYTHHHDQEAHDILLAVQTGNKLDDKDRFSMNQDDFSLLTVEEMREKFLPLGEDVMHEAFENTARIADRCSLTIEIGKTQLPSFPLPTGHTDAFAYLTELVAQGVKRRFGETERVDVTERIAYEMGVIKETGFASYFLIVQDFVNWAKRQGIIVGPGRGSAAGSLVAYVLNITNIDPLHYSLLFERFLNPARISMPDIDLDFADHRRDEVLHYVSEKYGKDHVAQIITFGTMAARGSIRDTGRALGLSYDFCDRVAKMIPFNPNAGGDKTGQLAKALESVAELKEAYDKDPDIKRLIDSAAKLEGVARHASTHACAVVISPQPLTEYLPLQQGTDDGDIITQYEMHAVEDLGLLKMDFLGLANLTIIERALSMIKERHNVSIDMDALPLDDAKAFKLLQEAKTTGVFQLESAGMKRYLKELRPTTIEDIIAMCALYRPGPMDLIPDYINRKHGRSKVTYLHPALEPILKNTYGIMVYQEQLMAAVRALAGFSLAEADIMRKAVGKKIKSLLDEQEGKFKDGCARVGTPKDVAETFWGLVEPFNRYAFNRSHAACYAVIAYQTAYLKANFPAEFMASFMNSETGDVERIAFLIDECRSMKIEVLPPDINQSGERFAVVSDSPAAIRFGLTAIKNVGEHAVQALIAERAKNGPFTSVADFVTRIPSKDLNKKSLESLIKSGALDAFGERGALLASMDNLLSYARDHQKNASSGQVSLFGEHTATALPPVSLVKAEPATTWSRLSWEKELLGLYVSEHPLDSFKTQLAQERVIPIKNIVPRVTHSFAIGGMVTRVQKIITKTGKPMAFLELEDLTGKMEAVVFPTVLAKFQDICTENHILVAQGKVNERDGRVSFLCDSLKSLAELGK, via the coding sequence ATGCGGTTCACTCATTTGCACACCCATTCGCACTACTCCCTCCTCGACGGCCTTTCAAAGGTTGATGCCATTGTCTCACGCGTCAAAGAGGCTGGGATGGATTCAGTCGCCATTACGGACCACGGCGTCATGTATGGCGCTATTGAGTTTTATAAAAAAGCAACAAAGGCCGGCATCAAGCCAATCATCGGGTGTGAAATGTACATCACGAGCGGATCGCGACATGACAAACGACCCGGGATCGATGATCAACGCTATCACCTTATCCTCCTTGCAGAAACAAATGAAGGCTACCGCAACCTCATGAAGCTGGTTACGGCAGCGCACCTTGAAGGCTTCTACTACAAGCCGCGCATCGACAAAGAAATTCTGCGCCAGCACAGTAAAGGACTCATTGGCCTTTCGGCATGTCTTGCCGGAGAAATCTCACGTGCGCTCACTGGCAATGATTACCCCGCTGCGTGCGCAAAAGCGCGTGAGTATGAAGACATTTTTGGAAAAGGAAATTTCTTTATTGAGCTCCAACAGCACACCAGCATCCCCGACCAAAATATGGTGACGCCCCAGCTCGTGCGCCTTGCACGCGAGCTCGACATCCCTATGGTTGCCACACAAGACTCTCACTACACACACCACCACGATCAAGAGGCCCACGACATTCTCCTTGCAGTCCAAACGGGCAATAAGCTCGACGATAAAGATCGCTTCAGTATGAATCAAGATGACTTCTCCCTTCTCACCGTTGAAGAGATGCGCGAGAAATTTCTACCACTGGGAGAAGATGTCATGCACGAGGCATTTGAGAACACGGCGAGGATCGCAGATCGCTGTTCCCTCACTATTGAGATCGGCAAAACACAACTCCCCTCGTTTCCTCTTCCCACGGGACACACCGACGCTTTCGCGTACCTCACCGAGCTCGTCGCACAAGGCGTGAAACGCCGATTTGGCGAAACAGAGCGCGTTGATGTCACCGAGCGTATCGCCTATGAAATGGGGGTTATCAAAGAAACCGGGTTCGCCTCCTACTTCCTCATCGTCCAAGACTTTGTGAACTGGGCAAAGCGTCAAGGCATCATTGTGGGACCAGGCCGTGGCTCCGCCGCAGGAAGTCTTGTCGCCTATGTTTTAAACATTACCAACATAGACCCACTCCACTACAGCCTCCTCTTTGAGCGATTCTTGAACCCCGCGCGTATCTCCATGCCTGATATCGACCTCGACTTTGCCGATCATCGACGCGATGAAGTACTGCACTACGTGTCAGAAAAGTATGGCAAAGATCACGTCGCGCAGATTATCACTTTCGGAACGATGGCTGCTCGTGGGAGCATCCGCGACACCGGTCGTGCGCTTGGACTCAGTTATGATTTTTGTGATCGCGTCGCGAAGATGATCCCGTTCAACCCGAATGCGGGCGGCGACAAAACGGGACAACTAGCGAAGGCTCTTGAAAGTGTTGCGGAACTCAAAGAAGCATACGATAAAGATCCCGACATCAAGCGCCTCATTGATTCCGCTGCCAAGCTTGAGGGCGTCGCACGACATGCATCTACACACGCGTGCGCTGTAGTGATCTCCCCACAGCCACTCACGGAATATCTCCCCCTCCAACAGGGCACCGATGATGGCGACATTATCACGCAGTATGAAATGCATGCTGTTGAAGATCTTGGGCTCTTGAAGATGGACTTTTTAGGACTTGCCAACCTCACCATCATTGAGCGCGCCCTGTCTATGATTAAAGAGCGTCACAACGTCAGTATAGACATGGACGCCCTCCCCCTTGATGACGCAAAAGCATTCAAACTCCTGCAAGAGGCAAAAACAACAGGAGTATTCCAGCTAGAGTCCGCCGGCATGAAGCGCTACCTCAAAGAACTGCGCCCCACCACTATTGAAGACATCATCGCCATGTGCGCCCTGTACCGCCCAGGACCAATGGACCTCATCCCCGACTACATCAATCGCAAACACGGACGCAGTAAAGTCACCTATCTTCACCCCGCGCTTGAACCAATCCTCAAAAACACCTACGGCATCATGGTATATCAAGAGCAGCTCATGGCCGCCGTGCGCGCGTTGGCCGGATTCAGCCTTGCTGAAGCGGACATCATGAGAAAGGCGGTTGGCAAGAAGATTAAATCACTCCTCGACGAGCAGGAGGGCAAATTTAAAGACGGATGTGCGCGCGTTGGAACCCCGAAAGATGTTGCCGAAACATTCTGGGGACTCGTTGAACCATTCAACCGCTATGCGTTCAATAGAAGCCATGCCGCATGCTATGCAGTCATCGCCTACCAAACGGCCTATTTGAAAGCCAACTTCCCCGCCGAGTTCATGGCCTCATTCATGAATAGTGAAACGGGTGACGTAGAACGTATTGCCTTTTTAATCGATGAGTGCCGCTCCATGAAGATTGAGGTCCTCCCTCCTGACATCAATCAGAGTGGTGAAAGGTTTGCTGTCGTCTCAGATTCACCGGCAGCAATCCGCTTTGGGCTCACCGCCATTAAAAACGTTGGCGAACATGCCGTACAGGCGCTCATCGCTGAACGTGCAAAGAACGGCCCCTTCACCAGCGTCGCCGACTTCGTCACTCGCATTCCTTCAAAGGACCTCAATAAAAAATCACTGGAGAGCCTTATTAAATCAGGCGCGCTTGATGCATTTGGTGAGCGTGGCGCATTACTGGCGAGTATGGACAATCTTCTCAGCTACGCACGTGATCACCAAAAAAATGCGTCGAGTGGTCAAGTAAGTCTCTTTGGTGAACACACTGCAACGGCGCTTCCTCCAGTCAGTTTAGTGAAGGCAGAACCAGCAACGACATGGTCGCGCCTCTCGTGGGAAAAAGAGCTTCTCGGACTCTATGTCTCCGAGCATCCGCTCGATTCATTTAAAACACAGCTTGCGCAAGAACGCGTCATTCCTATTAAAAATATCGTGCCGCGCGTCACGCACTCATTTGCCATCGGAGGTATGGTGACTCGGGTGCAAAAGATTATTACCAAAACAGGAAAGCCGATGGCGTTTCTAGAACTTGAAGACCTTACGGGGAAAATGGAGGCGGTAGTTTTTCCAACAGTGCTCGCAAAGTTTCAAGACATTTGCACCGAAAACCACATTCTTGTCGCACAAGGAAAAGTGAACGAACGAGATGGACGTGTTTCATTCCTCTGCGATTCACTTAAGTCACTCGCGGAGCTCGGAAAATAA
- the miaA gene encoding tRNA (adenosine(37)-N6)-dimethylallyltransferase MiaA: MSQKGSPDKPKLIVIAGPTASGKSDLAIRLARALNGEIISADSRQVYKGMDIGTGKVTKREQKLARHWLIDVASPTRQYTVAHFVRNATKAIRDITKRGKVPIICGGTGFWIDALVYGTSIPDVKPDAKLRAKLQKLSTSQLFSKLQKLDPTRAQSIDPKNPVRLIRALEIVMKTGKPVPQQSATTPYHVLYLCVSRNAEELRARIEKRLDARLRQGMIAEVQKLHTQGVSWKKLESFGLEYRWVARFLQKKIARDEMRTALLHDIIAYSKRQLTWWRRNGDVRWVKAGIAQMV; the protein is encoded by the coding sequence ATGTCTCAAAAAGGCTCCCCAGACAAGCCGAAGCTCATCGTTATCGCCGGCCCCACTGCATCAGGAAAATCTGATCTTGCTATTCGTCTTGCTCGCGCGCTCAACGGCGAGATCATTTCCGCAGACTCGCGGCAAGTGTATAAGGGCATGGATATTGGGACCGGCAAAGTTACGAAGCGCGAGCAAAAACTCGCACGACACTGGCTCATTGATGTCGCCTCCCCTACGCGCCAGTACACGGTCGCCCACTTCGTGCGCAACGCTACAAAAGCAATCCGCGACATCACCAAGCGCGGTAAGGTGCCTATCATCTGCGGTGGGACAGGTTTTTGGATTGATGCGCTCGTCTATGGCACTTCCATTCCTGATGTAAAACCTGATGCCAAACTGCGCGCTAAATTACAGAAACTTTCAACCTCACAGCTTTTTTCAAAACTACAGAAGCTTGATCCCACCCGCGCCCAATCCATTGATCCCAAAAACCCTGTGCGCCTCATCCGCGCGCTGGAGATTGTAATGAAAACAGGAAAGCCGGTGCCCCAGCAAAGCGCTACCACTCCCTATCACGTCCTCTATCTCTGTGTTTCGCGTAACGCGGAAGAGCTCCGCGCTCGCATTGAAAAGCGTCTTGATGCACGCTTGCGCCAAGGCATGATTGCGGAAGTACAAAAACTCCACACACAAGGCGTAAGCTGGAAAAAGCTTGAATCTTTCGGCCTTGAGTACCGCTGGGTTGCGCGCTTTCTCCAAAAGAAAATCGCACGCGATGAGATGCGCACCGCGCTCCTCCACGACATCATCGCCTACTCAAAGCGCCAGCTCACCTGGTGGCGGAGGAATGGGGATGTGAGGTGGGTAAAAGCTGGCATTGCGCAGATGGTATGA
- the thrS gene encoding threonine--tRNA ligase — protein sequence MAQQLEHIRHSLAHLLAAAVIKHFPDAQRTLGPAIEHGFYYDFLFPTPVSEHDLEKIEATMRKLLPAWTSFTHREVSADEAREAFKGNPFKLEMIEEIVAKGEPITLYTSGEFTDLCRGGHVENPAQEIPADSFKLEKLAGAYWRGDETKAQLTRIYGLAFESKEKLEAHIAMVEEAKKRDHKILGPALDLFTFSDLVGAGLPLWTPKGTLLRNILDDFVWSLRAKRGYMKVEIPHITKKDLYVTSGHWEKFKDDLFRITTREKHEFAMKPMNCPHHTQIYARKQWSYRELPQRYANTTMCYRDEQSGELSGLSRVRSFAQDDAHVFCRMSQAREEFLKIWDIIHEFYTPFGFELRVRLSRHDPAQPEKYLGDPQRWEAAEGILRDIVKEKNVDAIDGLGEAAFYGPKLDFLAQDSLGREWQVATIQLDMNMPERFDLTCVNEKAEKERIVMIHAAIMGSIERFLSIAIEHFAGAFPLWLAPVQVAVLPISEKQLEYAQSVVSALATAGFRVELRDENESIGKKIRAAEMMKIPYLLVVGAKEVEAQAVAVRQRGAGDTGAVSLEAFIGKAKGEIAQKSQ from the coding sequence ATGGCACAGCAATTAGAACACATTCGGCATTCTCTCGCGCACCTGTTAGCCGCCGCGGTTATCAAACACTTCCCCGACGCACAGCGAACGCTCGGGCCAGCTATCGAGCATGGGTTTTACTACGACTTTCTCTTCCCGACGCCCGTCAGCGAGCATGACCTTGAAAAAATAGAGGCAACCATGCGTAAGCTGCTTCCTGCGTGGACTTCATTCACACATCGAGAAGTATCTGCAGATGAGGCGCGCGAAGCGTTCAAAGGCAACCCTTTCAAGCTGGAAATGATCGAAGAGATTGTTGCCAAGGGCGAGCCCATCACCCTCTACACGAGCGGCGAATTCACCGACCTGTGCCGTGGAGGCCACGTCGAAAACCCTGCACAAGAAATCCCCGCCGATAGCTTTAAGCTTGAGAAGCTCGCAGGCGCCTACTGGCGCGGCGACGAAACCAAAGCACAGCTGACGCGCATCTACGGGCTCGCCTTTGAATCAAAAGAAAAACTTGAAGCGCACATCGCCATGGTTGAGGAAGCAAAAAAGCGCGACCATAAAATCCTCGGGCCCGCGCTCGACCTCTTCACCTTCTCGGACCTTGTTGGCGCCGGATTGCCGCTCTGGACACCAAAAGGAACCCTTCTCCGCAACATTCTCGACGACTTTGTGTGGTCGCTCCGCGCAAAGCGCGGCTACATGAAAGTAGAGATTCCACACATCACCAAGAAAGACCTCTACGTCACCTCGGGCCACTGGGAGAAATTTAAAGACGACCTCTTCCGCATCACCACGCGCGAGAAGCATGAGTTCGCTATGAAGCCAATGAACTGCCCGCACCACACGCAGATCTACGCACGTAAGCAGTGGAGCTATCGTGAGCTCCCCCAGCGCTATGCGAATACCACGATGTGCTATCGCGACGAACAGTCAGGTGAGCTTTCAGGCCTCTCTCGCGTACGAAGCTTCGCGCAAGACGATGCGCACGTCTTTTGCCGCATGTCACAGGCACGAGAAGAATTCTTGAAGATCTGGGATATTATTCACGAATTCTACACACCATTTGGCTTTGAGCTCCGCGTACGCCTCTCGCGGCACGATCCCGCACAGCCAGAAAAATATCTTGGGGATCCGCAGCGCTGGGAAGCTGCAGAAGGCATTTTGCGAGACATAGTCAAAGAAAAGAACGTCGACGCAATAGACGGGCTTGGCGAAGCTGCATTCTATGGACCGAAGCTCGATTTCCTTGCACAAGATTCTCTGGGCCGCGAGTGGCAAGTTGCCACCATCCAGCTCGACATGAACATGCCCGAGCGCTTTGACCTCACCTGCGTAAACGAAAAGGCAGAGAAGGAACGCATCGTCATGATCCACGCCGCAATCATGGGTTCCATTGAGCGCTTCCTCTCCATCGCCATCGAACACTTTGCGGGAGCATTTCCACTCTGGCTCGCGCCGGTGCAAGTTGCCGTGCTGCCTATTTCAGAAAAACAGCTTGAGTATGCACAGAGCGTTGTGAGCGCGCTCGCCACTGCAGGATTTCGCGTAGAACTGCGCGATGAGAACGAAAGTATCGGCAAGAAAATCCGCGCCGCAGAGATGATGAAGATTCCATATCTTCTCGTAGTGGGTGCGAAAGAAGTAGAAGCGCAAGCCGTGGCCGTACGTCAGCGCGGTGCTGGCGACACGGGCGCCGTATCACTCGAAGCATTTATTGGGAAGGCAAAGGGAGAGATAGCGCAGAAATCACAGTAA
- the rnc gene encoding ribonuclease III has protein sequence MREPRMEHDALLARLQEAIGHTFAQPELLKQAVTHRSYLNENPSWPLDHNERLEFLGDAVLELVVTEHLYQTYPNPEGELTNWRAALVNANTLAIIASDLALNECMLLSKGEARDIGRARQYILANAMEALIGAVYLDGGYAPAAALIQTHVLSRLPDIIEKRLYRDPKSVLQEEAQERVSATPTYEVLEEWGPDHARHFRVGVLLNGEQVGVGEGPSKQDAQQAAAQDALARKKWGK, from the coding sequence ATGCGTGAACCTCGCATGGAACACGACGCACTTCTTGCCCGCCTTCAAGAGGCTATCGGGCATACGTTCGCACAGCCAGAGCTACTCAAGCAGGCGGTGACGCACCGCTCCTACCTCAACGAGAATCCTTCGTGGCCATTGGATCACAATGAGCGTCTTGAGTTTTTGGGCGACGCCGTACTGGAGCTTGTGGTGACGGAGCACCTCTACCAAACATACCCAAATCCCGAAGGGGAGCTTACGAATTGGCGCGCAGCGCTCGTGAACGCCAATACGCTGGCCATTATCGCGAGCGACCTTGCGCTGAATGAGTGCATGCTCCTTTCTAAGGGGGAGGCTCGTGATATCGGTCGCGCACGACAGTACATTCTCGCAAATGCTATGGAAGCACTCATTGGTGCTGTATATCTAGACGGAGGGTATGCTCCCGCGGCAGCCCTTATCCAAACGCACGTACTGAGCCGCCTTCCTGATATTATTGAAAAGCGTCTTTATCGCGACCCAAAGAGCGTCTTGCAAGAAGAGGCGCAAGAGCGCGTCAGCGCCACGCCCACATATGAAGTGCTTGAAGAGTGGGGCCCAGATCATGCGAGACATTTCCGTGTCGGGGTGCTCCTAAACGGCGAGCAGGTTGGCGTAGGCGAGGGTCCATCGAAGCAAGATGCACAACAGGCGGCAGCGCAGGACGCTCTCGCAAGG
- the gatB gene encoding Asp-tRNA(Asn)/Glu-tRNA(Gln) amidotransferase subunit GatB — MEYTPTIGLEIHVELKTRTKMFCASLNDPDEKRPNTNICPVCMGHPGTLPVANEEAIRKVVLAGMSLGCAIDPETFFERKNYFYPDLPKGYQITQYQRPFCKDGALTIPDGEGKPKTIRIERIHLEEDVGRSYHSADGSDTLLDFNRAGVPLMELVTKPDFSSAEEVVAFAEELRLILRYAGVSDADMEKGQMRVEVNISMAPSNAPGTGTKVEVKNINSINAAGRAATYEMERQADALRSGERVIQETRGWDEVQGKTISQRVKEGAADYRYFPEPDLPPIVLTPEWLADVQMLVPELPAERRTRFTKEYALPEHDIEVMTTNRALGDYFEHVASELASFEKLSHLNRPGVEHVPRLYKLASNYLMTELARHLDAAGLHISQCPISPEHFADAIVRVFHGEVSSSGAQALIAGMFASGASPEAIIREKDLAQVSDSRALLEIVSRVLAENEKAVADFKAGKEAPLKFLVGKVMAASKGKANPQVAQELILKALQ, encoded by the coding sequence ATGGAATATACGCCTACTATTGGCCTTGAGATTCACGTCGAGCTCAAGACGCGCACGAAGATGTTCTGCGCGTCTTTGAACGACCCCGACGAGAAGCGTCCGAACACGAACATTTGTCCCGTGTGCATGGGGCATCCGGGCACGCTTCCAGTGGCAAATGAAGAAGCCATCCGTAAGGTGGTGCTTGCCGGCATGTCGTTGGGGTGCGCAATCGACCCGGAAACATTTTTCGAGCGTAAGAACTATTTCTATCCTGACCTTCCTAAGGGTTACCAAATTACCCAATATCAGCGACCATTCTGTAAAGATGGGGCACTCACCATTCCTGATGGGGAGGGAAAGCCTAAAACAATCCGTATTGAACGTATCCACCTTGAGGAAGACGTAGGCCGCTCATATCACAGCGCCGATGGGAGCGACACGCTTCTTGATTTTAACCGCGCCGGCGTGCCGCTTATGGAGCTCGTAACGAAACCCGACTTTTCTTCTGCAGAAGAGGTGGTTGCCTTTGCAGAAGAGCTCCGCCTTATTTTGCGCTATGCAGGTGTTTCCGATGCTGACATGGAAAAGGGGCAGATGCGTGTTGAGGTAAACATCTCCATGGCTCCAAGTAATGCGCCAGGCACTGGAACCAAAGTTGAAGTAAAGAATATTAACTCAATCAACGCCGCTGGACGCGCGGCAACCTATGAGATGGAGCGCCAAGCAGACGCGCTTCGCTCTGGAGAGCGCGTGATTCAAGAAACGCGCGGATGGGACGAGGTGCAAGGAAAAACGATCTCACAGCGCGTGAAAGAGGGGGCCGCGGACTATCGCTATTTCCCAGAGCCGGATTTGCCACCTATCGTACTCACGCCCGAATGGCTCGCCGATGTGCAAATGCTGGTTCCAGAACTTCCCGCAGAACGCCGCACTCGTTTTACGAAGGAATATGCCCTTCCAGAACACGATATCGAAGTGATGACCACGAATCGCGCACTCGGTGACTATTTCGAACATGTGGCGAGTGAGCTTGCCTCATTTGAAAAACTTTCTCACCTCAACCGCCCAGGCGTAGAGCACGTGCCTCGTTTATATAAACTCGCTTCGAACTACCTCATGACAGAGCTTGCGCGCCATCTTGATGCCGCCGGGCTACACATCTCGCAGTGCCCTATCTCCCCAGAGCATTTCGCTGATGCAATTGTCCGCGTATTCCATGGAGAAGTATCTTCGTCTGGCGCACAGGCACTCATCGCCGGCATGTTCGCAAGCGGCGCATCGCCAGAGGCTATTATTCGAGAGAAAGATCTTGCTCAAGTTTCTGATTCTCGTGCGCTTTTGGAAATTGTATCTCGTGTACTTGCAGAGAATGAAAAGGCAGTGGCAGACTTTAAAGCAGGAAAAGAAGCTCCGCTGAAATTCCTCGTGGGAAAAGTAATGGCGGCCTCAAAAGGGAAGGCAAACCCACAAGTTGCTCAAGAGTTAATTCTCAAAGCGCTTCAATAA
- the nusB gene encoding transcription antitermination factor NusB: MASRHLSRSIALQTLYEWDFRDKNEEKLDAVIEKNLVEFGTGLDDAQFVRDLIKGVLAHREALDQIIEKAAPAWPLDQIAIVDRNILRLGLYELLFGDRSAVPPKVAINEAIELAKSFGGEASGRFVNGVLGTVYREIGEPGKDDAPHRSEGAKKPSDSADTAEADSAHDSAQS; this comes from the coding sequence ATGGCATCACGACACCTCTCTCGATCGATCGCACTGCAGACACTCTACGAGTGGGATTTCCGAGACAAAAATGAGGAGAAGTTAGATGCTGTTATTGAAAAGAATCTCGTCGAATTCGGAACCGGACTCGACGACGCACAGTTCGTCCGCGACCTTATCAAGGGCGTTTTGGCGCATCGCGAAGCGCTCGACCAGATTATTGAAAAAGCGGCGCCTGCATGGCCGCTCGATCAGATCGCAATTGTTGATCGCAACATTCTCCGCCTCGGTCTCTATGAGCTTTTGTTCGGAGATCGTTCCGCGGTTCCTCCGAAAGTTGCTATTAATGAGGCGATTGAACTGGCAAAATCATTTGGCGGCGAGGCATCAGGACGATTTGTGAATGGTGTTTTAGGGACGGTCTATCGTGAGATCGGGGAGCCAGGAAAAGACGACGCCCCCCATCGCAGTGAGGGCGCAAAAAAGCCTTCAGATTCCGCTGATACCGCAGAGGCAGACAGCGCACATGACAGTGCACAATCGTAA
- a CDS encoding nucleoside-diphosphate kinase: MGIADGNVTLAMVKPWPEIETRYEIRCLARQMYHDAELRVVQEHEMQFTYLGAAEFYAEHRNKGWFEQLVAYMASGPVWVMRVEGLDAIINVRLINGATNPREAAPTSIRGRLRERFDPAKPAANFIHGSDSLTAARRELALMGLWMKR; this comes from the coding sequence GTGGGGATTGCGGACGGCAACGTGACGCTCGCCATGGTAAAGCCGTGGCCAGAAATCGAGACGCGCTACGAGATCCGTTGTTTGGCGCGACAGATGTACCACGACGCCGAACTGCGCGTCGTACAGGAACACGAGATGCAGTTCACGTATCTGGGAGCCGCGGAGTTCTACGCGGAGCACCGCAACAAAGGGTGGTTCGAGCAACTCGTTGCCTACATGGCATCTGGCCCCGTGTGGGTCATGCGAGTCGAAGGGCTCGACGCCATAATTAACGTGCGCCTCATTAACGGGGCCACAAACCCTCGCGAAGCGGCGCCGACAAGCATTCGTGGCAGGCTACGCGAACGCTTCGATCCCGCCAAGCCGGCTGCCAATTTCATCCACGGATCCGATTCACTGACAGCAGCACGGCGTGAGCTCGCGCTCATGGGCCTCTGGATGAAGCGTTAG
- the rpmF gene encoding 50S ribosomal protein L32, with protein sequence MAVPRHHLAKGRQGRRRSHLARKPAGLSACGHCKKMIRPHTTCKYCGYYKGRQVVDVVGKALRKQEKARQRTAS encoded by the coding sequence ATGGCAGTACCACGACACCATTTGGCCAAAGGCCGACAGGGTCGCCGTCGCAGCCACCTGGCACGAAAGCCAGCAGGGTTGAGCGCGTGCGGACACTGTAAAAAAATGATTCGCCCCCACACAACCTGCAAATACTGTGGGTATTACAAAGGGCGTCAGGTAGTGGACGTTGTTGGCAAGGCGCTCCGCAAGCAGGAGAAAGCCCGTCAGCGCACCGCATCCTAG
- the tmk gene encoding dTMP kinase — protein sequence MPFITFEGIEGAGKTEQARRLVSMLHGFLGRNAVLTKEPGADTAVGRGVRELLLTPRNTILYPDAEFFLFLADRAQHVREIVQPALKRGDWVVSDRYIGSTFAYQLVARDMDNRDARMQAINLATGGLMPDLQIVLLVEPEVGIRRVHGRGEKMDRFEREELAFHRRVHEGFREWISVSPNCSAVVDDGTKSIEEIHHEIFSRVVRKFSPHYAA from the coding sequence ATGCCGTTCATCACATTTGAGGGAATTGAGGGCGCTGGTAAAACGGAGCAGGCGAGGCGACTCGTTTCTATGCTTCACGGCTTTTTGGGGCGAAATGCAGTACTAACCAAGGAGCCTGGCGCGGATACCGCCGTAGGTCGAGGCGTCCGTGAACTGCTGCTTACCCCGCGGAATACCATCCTGTACCCCGATGCGGAGTTCTTTCTCTTCCTTGCGGACCGGGCTCAACATGTCCGCGAGATCGTACAGCCCGCGCTCAAGCGAGGTGATTGGGTGGTGAGCGATCGCTACATCGGATCCACGTTTGCCTACCAGTTGGTTGCTCGAGACATGGACAACCGCGATGCTCGGATGCAGGCCATCAACCTTGCGACGGGTGGTCTGATGCCCGATCTGCAGATCGTGCTTCTTGTGGAGCCCGAGGTGGGGATCCGTCGCGTGCACGGACGTGGCGAGAAGATGGATCGTTTCGAGCGTGAAGAGCTCGCGTTCCATCGCCGCGTACATGAAGGATTCAGAGAGTGGATCTCTGTCTCGCCCAATTGCTCCGCTGTCGTCGATGACGGCACTAAGAGCATTGAAGAGATCCATCACGAGATCTTCTCTCGCGTGGTCCGCAAGTTCTCTCCGCACTACGCAGCGTAA
- the rplK gene encoding 50S ribosomal protein L11, whose translation MAKNIKAVAKLQIPGGRATPAPPVGTALGPTGINLQQFVLQFNDATKDRPGEVTPVIVTIYDDRSFSLEFKTPPAAYLLQVAAGLEKGSGEPNKKKVGSVTKAQVREIAEKKMQDLNANDVEAAMKIVEGTARSMGIEVK comes from the coding sequence ATGGCAAAGAATATCAAAGCAGTCGCAAAACTTCAGATTCCCGGCGGTCGGGCAACTCCGGCACCTCCAGTGGGTACGGCACTCGGTCCAACTGGTATCAACTTGCAGCAATTTGTTCTGCAGTTTAATGATGCAACAAAGGATCGTCCGGGCGAGGTGACGCCGGTCATTGTTACTATCTATGACGACCGCTCGTTCTCTCTTGAATTTAAGACCCCGCCAGCAGCATATCTTCTGCAGGTAGCCGCAGGTCTTGAGAAGGGTTCTGGTGAGCCAAATAAGAAGAAAGTGGGCTCTGTCACCAAGGCGCAAGTGCGCGAGATCGCAGAGAAAAAGATGCAGGATCTCAACGCAAACGACGTAGAGGCTGCAATGAAGATTGTTGAAGGCACCGCCCGCTCAATGGGCATCGAAGTGAAGTAA